One window of the Tachypleus tridentatus isolate NWPU-2018 chromosome 10, ASM421037v1, whole genome shotgun sequence genome contains the following:
- the LOC143230794 gene encoding anoctamin-5-like isoform X3 — MSGEEPDVETGQRILADSESDSSTNESAKDIRSISSEIDIQIEESTESTVGVNFVKIHAPWEVLTRYAEIIKMKMLMKENLPES, encoded by the exons ATGAGTGGGGAAGAGCCTGATGTGGAAACAGGCCAAAGAATTTTAGCAG ATTCAGAGTCTGATTCGAGCACTAATGAAAGTGCTAAAGATATCAGATCAATATCAAGTGAAATTGATATTCAGATTGAGGAATCCACAGAG aGCACAGTTGGTGTAAACTTTGTGAAAATTCATGCCCCATGGGAAGTTTTAACCCGATATGctgaaataataaagatgaaaatgctGATGAAAGAG
- the LOC143230794 gene encoding uncharacterized protein LOC143230794 isoform X1 → MSGEEPDVETGQRILADSESDSSTNESAKDIRSISSEIDIQIEESTESTVGVNFVKIHAPWEVLTRYAEIIKMKMLMKEGSCPHRTDENQLSNKYF, encoded by the exons ATGAGTGGGGAAGAGCCTGATGTGGAAACAGGCCAAAGAATTTTAGCAG ATTCAGAGTCTGATTCGAGCACTAATGAAAGTGCTAAAGATATCAGATCAATATCAAGTGAAATTGATATTCAGATTGAGGAATCCACAGAG aGCACAGTTGGTGTAAACTTTGTGAAAATTCATGCCCCATGGGAAGTTTTAACCCGATATGctgaaataataaagatgaaaatgctGATGAAAGAG GGTAGCTGTCCACATAGAACAGATGAAAATCAActgagtaataaatatttct
- the LOC143230794 gene encoding anoctamin-1-like isoform X2, whose amino-acid sequence MSGEEPDVETGQRILADSESDSSTNESAKDIRSISSEIDIQIEESTESTVGVNFVKIHAPWEVLTRYAEIIKMKMLMKEETKYRAW is encoded by the exons ATGAGTGGGGAAGAGCCTGATGTGGAAACAGGCCAAAGAATTTTAGCAG ATTCAGAGTCTGATTCGAGCACTAATGAAAGTGCTAAAGATATCAGATCAATATCAAGTGAAATTGATATTCAGATTGAGGAATCCACAGAG aGCACAGTTGGTGTAAACTTTGTGAAAATTCATGCCCCATGGGAAGTTTTAACCCGATATGctgaaataataaagatgaaaatgctGATGAAAGAG